The Mycolicibacterium doricum genome includes a region encoding these proteins:
- a CDS encoding TrlF family AAA-like ATPase, whose protein sequence is MANDSNRALELADNGGHFYRADFQVHTPRDTQWDGHRPPVSERDAWAASFVSAARSKGLNAVAISDHHDFALFPFVKKAASAERTSEGAPVPLREQLTVFPALELTLSVPCQAILILDADFAADRLDDVLKALHFDPIDPDLDALPQTVVLPDSGDLNDIHAKLDKNDWLRGRYIILPNVTPDGHKTLLRQSFQAKYSDMVAVGGYLDKPITELDRQKYAGEKRILEGGDANWGFKRLALFQTSDARKADFSTLGKHATWVKWATPTAEAIRQACLAQESRISHLPPAVPNVWVSRVVVSNSKFMGRVDVAFNPQYTALIGGRGTGKSTLLDYLRWALCDQPARATEDDEVADPRVRQRKLVEATLKPYDAHVEVHCVINGITHVVRRHASDGLIQLKVGEGQFEKATEAAIQSLLPIQAYSQKQLSSVSIRVEELLRFVTSPIQRELEEIGRKRQEVVGRLRENYGTLQRHRDLSAEIERGDLRIRSLAEQAQSLRDGLAGISEADRQILDSKAGHDDLRSAQTGWLQHVDVAHKSLTELVRSLDSSLEDLVLPASAPASLSVETNALLNATRDALSRLRTTVNELETGFTALMEDGGAVAVPSEALAAKLTEYDEAYRGVKERSSAHEAKLAELAKLEEQQRTSRELVQRQRADRDALGKPDEKHNEFRAELASARKERTSALKAECDALTTSSDGLIRATLSASRGFDAVQTKFKALIAGSNVRANKVDAFFEELAKESDPASTWETVLEELESLTLLEPDAEISSEQTPTLTRLGFTVADQKRFTSKLTPDGWLDLSLAELSDLPDFEYRAKEGEYIPFESASAGQQASALLGTLLSQGGTPLIIDQPEDDLDSDTVQQIVSKIWLSKSRRQLVFSSHNANLVVNGDADLVLVCAYLTTVDQSAGHIKEQGAIDVAAVRDEITSVMEGGERAFRLRKEKYGF, encoded by the coding sequence ATGGCTAACGACTCCAATAGAGCCCTTGAGTTGGCCGACAACGGCGGCCATTTCTACCGTGCAGATTTCCAGGTCCATACCCCGCGTGACACGCAATGGGACGGACATCGACCCCCTGTATCTGAGCGTGACGCTTGGGCAGCGTCATTCGTTTCGGCAGCCCGCTCGAAGGGTCTCAACGCGGTCGCCATCTCGGATCATCACGACTTCGCGCTGTTCCCGTTCGTCAAAAAGGCTGCTTCGGCAGAGCGGACTTCAGAGGGTGCTCCGGTGCCGCTCCGCGAACAATTGACCGTGTTTCCCGCCCTCGAACTGACGCTGAGCGTGCCATGCCAGGCGATTCTTATCCTCGACGCAGATTTTGCGGCGGATCGTCTCGACGACGTTTTGAAAGCACTTCATTTCGATCCGATCGATCCGGATCTCGATGCCCTGCCCCAGACGGTCGTCCTGCCCGACTCGGGCGACCTCAACGACATCCACGCAAAGCTCGACAAGAACGATTGGCTTCGCGGGCGGTACATCATCCTGCCGAACGTCACCCCAGACGGCCACAAGACTCTCTTGAGGCAGTCATTTCAGGCAAAGTACAGCGACATGGTTGCTGTCGGCGGATACCTCGATAAGCCGATCACCGAGCTGGATCGGCAGAAGTATGCCGGCGAGAAGCGGATTCTTGAGGGCGGAGATGCCAACTGGGGCTTCAAGCGCCTCGCGCTATTTCAGACTTCCGATGCCCGAAAGGCTGACTTCTCCACTCTTGGCAAGCACGCGACCTGGGTGAAGTGGGCCACCCCTACAGCTGAAGCTATCCGGCAGGCATGTTTGGCCCAGGAGTCGCGAATCTCGCATCTTCCCCCGGCAGTGCCGAATGTATGGGTTTCACGTGTCGTGGTGTCGAACAGCAAGTTCATGGGTCGAGTGGACGTCGCATTCAACCCGCAGTACACGGCGCTTATCGGCGGACGTGGTACAGGCAAATCGACGTTGCTCGATTACCTCCGCTGGGCGCTATGCGACCAGCCTGCCCGCGCAACCGAGGACGACGAGGTTGCAGATCCACGGGTGCGGCAGCGCAAGCTCGTCGAGGCGACTCTCAAGCCCTACGACGCCCACGTCGAGGTGCACTGCGTGATCAACGGGATTACACACGTCGTTCGTCGTCACGCGAGTGATGGGCTGATCCAGCTCAAGGTCGGAGAAGGTCAGTTCGAGAAGGCCACAGAGGCAGCGATACAGAGTCTTCTGCCAATTCAGGCGTACAGCCAGAAGCAGTTGAGCAGCGTCTCGATCCGCGTCGAAGAACTTCTGCGATTCGTCACCTCGCCTATCCAGCGCGAGCTCGAAGAGATCGGTCGCAAGCGACAGGAGGTAGTCGGTCGACTTCGCGAGAACTACGGCACCCTCCAGCGCCACCGAGATCTGTCTGCCGAAATCGAACGTGGCGACCTGCGTATTCGGTCTCTGGCTGAACAGGCGCAATCGCTGCGCGATGGCCTCGCAGGCATATCCGAAGCAGATCGTCAGATTCTTGACAGCAAGGCCGGGCACGACGACCTACGATCGGCTCAAACTGGCTGGCTTCAACATGTCGACGTTGCCCACAAAAGCCTCACCGAGCTCGTTAGATCCCTGGACTCTTCTCTGGAAGATCTTGTGTTGCCAGCATCAGCGCCTGCGAGTCTCTCTGTCGAAACGAACGCGCTCCTCAACGCTACGCGCGACGCCCTGTCTCGGTTGCGGACAACAGTGAATGAACTCGAGACTGGCTTCACTGCGCTGATGGAGGATGGCGGCGCGGTCGCAGTACCCTCCGAGGCATTGGCAGCCAAGCTGACCGAGTACGACGAGGCATATCGCGGAGTGAAGGAGAGATCCTCCGCGCACGAGGCGAAGTTGGCGGAACTCGCCAAGCTAGAGGAGCAACAGCGTACGTCTCGCGAGCTCGTTCAACGCCAGCGCGCCGACCGGGACGCGCTCGGTAAACCAGACGAGAAGCACAACGAGTTCCGTGCTGAACTGGCTTCAGCGCGGAAGGAACGGACGAGCGCTCTCAAAGCGGAATGTGACGCGCTCACAACATCATCGGATGGCTTGATCCGCGCGACGTTGTCTGCAAGCCGCGGGTTTGATGCCGTTCAGACCAAGTTCAAGGCGCTGATCGCGGGCTCAAACGTGCGCGCAAACAAGGTCGATGCCTTTTTCGAGGAGCTCGCGAAGGAGTCAGATCCCGCATCAACGTGGGAAACCGTACTCGAAGAACTTGAGTCACTGACCTTGCTCGAACCAGATGCTGAGATCAGCTCGGAACAGACTCCCACGCTGACCAGGCTTGGATTCACGGTCGCTGACCAGAAGCGGTTCACTTCGAAGCTCACTCCCGACGGCTGGCTCGACCTCTCTCTGGCTGAGTTGTCTGATCTTCCAGACTTCGAGTACCGCGCGAAGGAAGGCGAGTACATCCCGTTCGAGTCCGCATCGGCTGGCCAGCAGGCCTCAGCACTACTGGGGACACTGCTCTCCCAAGGTGGCACCCCGCTGATCATTGATCAGCCGGAGGACGACCTCGACAGTGACACCGTGCAGCAGATCGTCTCTAAAATATGGCTGTCCAAGAGTCGGCGTCAGTTGGTTTTCTCCAGCCACAACGCGAACTTGGTTGTGAATGGCGATGCCGATTTAGTCCTGGTATGCGCGTATCTGACCACGGTCGATCAATCTGCGGGCCATATCAAGGAACAAGGTGCCATCGACGTAGCTGCCGTGCGGG